Part of the Parambassis ranga chromosome 16, fParRan2.1, whole genome shotgun sequence genome, CCCTCCTCCATCTGGTTTTCAGATTATTGGCAAATAGGGAGTGTCACGGTTGGTACATCAGACCTGTCAGCAGACACACTCTTTGCACCTCCTCCACACCATCATGACACACCTGACAAAACTTCATAGTACAGTTAAGATGTGATCGCATCAACAACGATAAACTGGTCTGCTAACAGGAACTGTAGAAACCATTTCCATTCCGCTGCAGGCAGAGTAAATCACAGGCTTTGTTGTGCTCAGATGTGGATGTTTATAAAGAAACTCTGGGCTTATTTGTGTCTTATAATTTTCCTTAATCTTTATCACAATGTTCTGCCATGACGAAACTCTGTAGCTTTGGTTGATGGAAAAAGTGAGAGTGAGAGCAAAGTGAGGTGTCCAAGGATGTAGATGGTGATTACTCACAAAGCCGCTCCGAATGCTGCCAAACACttcaggttgtttttttctttttttcctgtgagtCATTTGGTAACAGACCTTCCTCCTTCCCAGCGGTGGTCATGGGAAGAGGCTCCAAGCAGGCTGTTAGTCAGAAGAAAGGCATTGATCTCTGGGCAACAATCGACACCTTGTAACTTACACCAACAAATATTTTCAACTAAAAGTGGAAACACAGTGCAGTTTCTAAAATCTACAACCATCCCTGTAGGTTTGTGACGGGGACTGGTAGactgattttatttaaatagaatGATGATGAGAGGCAGCTTATTAATTTAACTTTGTGTTCCTGTTGAATCTGAACCTAGATCAGTGCAGTTCATGAGACTGAATGTGGTTCAGGTTTCCTTTTCTTAATATATGAAGTCCAGCTATGGTGCAGGTTGATGTAGTCACACTATTTAATCCTCTACTGAGTGGCTGAAACACCAGTGATAGATGAAGTGCAGCCATAGAAACTGTAAacctgagttttttttctgctttttctaaTTGCTGGACTTTCTCCTCTTTCACATCATCTATTACCAGATTATTAGAGTCCAATCTGAGACGGGTGGCGGGTGGAGGATGGGGGGATGGGGGGGTAAGGGGGAGGTTTAAGGagacaccaccaccactaccttTGCAGCGTGCATAAATCACAGGGCTAATAAATTGAAAGCTAAATGACTTCTTGCCCTCTACATATATCATGGAGGCAAACCAAATGAAGCCTTATATACCCTGGAGGACAGAGGAATGCTTCTGTTCATAACAGTGATTTGTGGATGGCTCCGATGGCTGCTGCCTTCAGACTCACACTGCTTACTTCTAACAGCATAGTGATGAGTTCAAATTTATCAGGGAAAAATGCCATCTTGTTTTCACTGCTCTGTCTTTCACTGTTGACAAGAGACCATGGTATTTCTACATCTTTGCACAGTTATGGACATCTAAAACCACATAGGCAATTTTAAAAAGTGCAATAATCCACCATTGTTCAGGCTTCATTTCTCTGTGGAGGCATGTTATAGAGCATTGAGACCTTGCAAAGTTGTCCTTCTTGTCGCATGAGATGATTtgttaaaaatattaatatttgttGAAAAGGTGTTGTTTGACAGTCATTGGAGGGTGACGCAAATGAGCAGCTGAGGACAAGTGCTGAAGCCAGGCCACAGGCAATACTTTGGCGCCCCCCATGGGACGGAAAGCTTCACAGTCTGTCTCCCACCAAAACTCAAACTCTGAACTCTTTCAGCTCTTGGATATTTAACCACAAGTCTGAGAGTGAAGCATTGTTTAAGATATAACTAAACCTGGTCATTAAGGGTTAAGTATAGAGACATTTCTTAGTACTTCAAATAGGGTCTGTCTTTGTTAAATAGTGTCTGAGGTTCATGAATGAAGTTCAGTTTTGTCTAAATTAAAAAGCAGTAGtagtattttgtgtgtttaagaAATGTCTAAATTTAGTTTTGTTTCATGTAGCttagtgttgtctgtgtgtgtgtgtgtgtgtggggggggggggggggggggggttgttgcTACACTCTGAACAGTCAATTACAGAGGCCCATTTGTCGGTAAAAGGTTAAAGCCTCTGGCATGTTCATTTCAGTTGTGTTACTGGGCTGTAAGCCATCATAGGAGGGATGGAATAACAGCAATATGTATGATGCTTTTATCAACAGTCAGCTGGTTGTAATCTTAATCCTGCCCAGATCAATTGAGCAGATTGAGCACCTGAGATGAGCTTTGTTTGTGGTGTCTCACCCTGTCCATCGCCCTAATGGCGAACAGGAAATCTGTGAGGGCGGATGTCTTGAAATGCAATCTGTGGTGGGCTTTTGGTTGAAATAAAGAACCTGGACACGTACATGAGGTATGCTGTGCAGACTGCATGTGAAAGAACAAACCTCCTGTGTGCTCAGATTGATGTGTTACTGAAAGTTTGAAGAGATGAACTTTAAGCCTGGGAACATTTTCATTATGTTCTGCAGGAAAATCCACAGGAGATGAGAGATGTTCAACGTGTGTTTTTCTTAACGCAGCTAAAAATTCACTGACCTAGAGGGAGCAGATGTTGGCAGAAGTGTTATAGACAGGgactgaggaagaaaaaaaagaaaaaaaaactgtattgaTGACGGATGTTTATAATTCTGTCTCCATCATATAGTTTTACTAAAAACAGACCTGAGAGGAGAAATGCTACAAACAAGCAAAGCCTGCAATATTCATAATAATGAACCGTTATCTTCACTTCTCTCACTGTTGCTATAAAAAGGCTCCCAAAACAAAAGTGGTCACATTTCATTAGCTGCAAAGTTAAACGCCTCACTGCATCTGAAAAAtgggaggggggagaaaaaggcagcatccattttttaaatgatttcctCAGACACTTTTTTGTTTCCCTCATTTCACTGCAAGTATGTCCTTCAATGTATAAAACATAGAGTGCTTTACCAATCCAACACACATATTTGTAATTAATTACCCTCACTAAAACATGGAGggactttctgtctctctttgaaGCCATTTATAAATTTGTAAGGCTCGTTTGTAGTATGTGCAACCATACAGACACATACTGCTGTCTAATCTCCCCCTCAGTTGTTATCACTAAAACAGAGGACCTTTGGTCTGTTCCCTGTTCATGAACGGATGGGCAGCATCAGGAGCATTTGgtgctctgattttttttttatttttttttgtttaaataatgtGTTTGCCTCACAGTGAAATTACAACATTTCCACACCTTTGACCTACAAAAAGGATTTGCAGTCATCAGATGTTTAATGTTTCCATGCCACTGATTTCCTTGTAGAGTCTGtcactgtgttaaactgtgcTGTTTAATCAGACATTACAAGAAATTCTCATGAACACCTACTCACAATCACTCTCAGCGCTGAGGTTGAATCAGTTCACTCTGTTGCCTGATtccattttctttatttaatttacttttattgtggtgcattcagTGAGCCAAAGTAAAGTCGGCGCAGCTTTCTGTGCTCTCTGTTGATCTGTGTTTGATAGAACCAGCACACAATGCTCTCAGCTGAAACTAGCTTGAACAAACAGCGCAGCGAAAAGCAAACAGTCTGAGAAAATCAATGGAAAACACTTCAGGCAAAAGTCATGTGTTTATAACAACTAGAGGAAAAAAAGTAACAAGTATTcgtgtgttattattattgtcagaATGCAGCCAGAGTTAGAGCTCTTTTTTCATATTGAAAGGCAAAGTGATTGATCACAATTAAATTTTAGCGTTCATATTTATTACTGTCTTATGgaacatatttatatttcacaACATgacactgtgtactgtacttGGCATTGTTCTGAACACTGAGGTCTCTGTTTGACAATACAAACGTATTGCGACGCAATGATCACACCGTATACCTTATTAAATTATCCACTCCATCTAGAACATTACAGTATAAAAAAGAGCCCTAATATTCTAATATGACACCTATATTACAGTAGCTGCTTTATACAGTGTGTTTACTGGCAGGAGGAGACTTTCACTTTGGTAGATCATTTTTATCCTCAGCACACAAACTTGAACAAAGAGAAATACTCAGCATAACAAATGCTGAGTATAACAGGATGATGATCTGGCTCCTAAATTTAAAGGAACTAAATACAGTGGACATGAGTATTATATTGTGAGAAGGGTTATTGTACACATAAACAATAATTTAGAAATCTGGTTTTGAATTCtataaatatattcatataagatatatataattatatctTGCAGTAAAGAGCAACGCCACTGATTTctcttttaaattaaactacGGTATTGTGACTCACTAACATTGTAtaatgtttgctgctgtttgtcagaGTGTACATGAAAATCACGTATCCATCAGTACATGAGACGTGAATAGCTGAGGTGActgaaaatgatgaaaatgatcTACCAAAATGAAAAGTGACTTGGACGATACATatcacatatatacacatatgcaCAGGCTGACTgacttttttcacagtttcCTTGTTGTGAGAACATTATGGATTGTGCAtgattgaataaaatataaagtaaaaaatgtgtcaaagcTATAAAGCCTAGGAGAGCTTAGTAACATGCTTGTCAAATCCTTCATCATTGTTGTAAGTGAAGTTGGCATTCTGTCTTCCCCATCAAAGTTTTAGGAATGTGGGTGAGTAGAGGCTCGGAAGATATCTAAGCAGTTCACTGTTATGAGTGCACCGGTCAGGTGCCTCCACTGCCTGGTGGCAGGATTCTTCATTTTATCCAGGACCAGGTGCAGATCCTGGATCATGTCCCTGTAACTGTCTCTGTATCTCAAACTCCAAGAGTACAGGAAGTCATAGGCAGGCTTCCACATTGACTGAAACAGAGTCAATGGATTAGACTTCAAGTAAAATTCAGAAATCCACTTAGGTCAGCTTTATGTACAGCACAGCCACTGCTCGCTGTGTTAAACTTACCTGGGCACCGACTTCTCCGCTCTTCCCTCGATGTGGAGACTCATAGCCGGCTATCTGAGCGCTGGACAGCCTTCCTATCTTCTCAGCAAGCTCCCGCCATCGAACCCCCACCTCCACAGCAGTGGACAGAATGACTGTGTTCTGAATGAGCTGGGCCACAAGATTGACAGAGTCCATCTTCAGCAGacccttaaaaataaaaataaatacacaatttaGCTGCAACAAAAGCTTTGTAAATGTGAATGCGTGGAGGGTCATGTTTCGTCAGTCTCTACTTACCACCATGAGTTCATGCAGGAACTTCCTGCTTTTCTCAGAGTGACAGTCTTCCTTTAGCTTTTCCAGGACACAGGCCACCTTATCAGTCTCGGTTTCAGCGTACTTCCATGTGACTGTGTCCAGAGACAGGTTTCTGTAACCTAAAGCATCTGCAAAAGCCCTCCAGCTGGTTATGTGTTCAGTGACCAGTGTCTGAATGGCAGAGTACATGTACGTGAGCTTCTTGAAGGGCAGCGTCATGTTGTCTAGCAGGACCTCTGTGGTGATGTGAATGCCGGTGAAGTCAATGACCTGGTCCCTGGTTATGAGTTTGATGTTTTTGCAGTGAATCAAACCAATCCTCCCTCTGAGGAATCCAATATACCACTCCTTTACCTTTGAGTTACCTACTGACCTGACCATCTCTCTAGAAAGGAGCGCCACTGTGTCTCCCTTGAAGTACTCCAGAAGGTATTCTACACGTGGCTGACGGAGAACAGACTTCAGGGCTACACCGTACCACTGCAGGttcacaggtctgtctgtgAATTTGGGTAAATCGGGCACAGTTTCCTCCGGGATTGGCGAGGTTCTTACCATTTCAATCCTCCTTTCTAGCTGCCTTGGCACTCGCTTTTCTGAGCGGATGGGTGGTGTAGGAGGGGAAGGCACTTGGAACTGTGCAAGAGTTGAAGTGCTTGAGTCCTTCACTTGTATATTTAATCTAAAAGGAGACATTTCTGTATTACTGGAACACGATAATCCCACTGGTAGATGCAACACTGTCCCTATTTTCAGCTGACTTTGTCTCACTTCTTTGACCTTGTCCTCAGGTTTGATTTTAAACTTTGAGTCTGACATGCCAACCTCGACACGCAGGTTCGTCAGCTTGTCTGGTTTAAGCCTGTGCTTCCCCCAAAGGTGCAGCACAAGTGGGGGCAGGTTTTTGTTACCTCTGCAGATATCAGAAAAGGGAAGCTTTGGTGGAAGGTCCTCATGACAGCAGACAAGTATTACAACCttgaatgatggatggatgtaccTAGGACCATAAACTGCTACAGTGACATGGCGGTCAAGGTAATCCCAGACGGATGTAGCGGGGGCCTGTAGAGCAGAAGCCTCTGCAACCGCAATCACGTAAAAATGTGTCTTCAGGTCTTGGAGCTTCATCTGCATCATGTTCTTGTAAAGGTAACAGTCATTCATTCTGACATAAGGTCCCTGTCTTTTGTTGGACACGACCCCAAACACAGTGGTCATCACCTGACTCAAGGGGTCATTCTTCACCTCTCCTGACAGCTTCATCTCCAGAGAAAGACTCTCCTTTGTGCTGATGTTGCTGAGGACCACCTCAATGAGAGGACTCATTGTTGTCACATAATTGTTGTTGAGTCCAGGAGGAGGGTCTAGGATTGCTTTCAGGGTGACTTCCTGGACTTCTCCAGGAGGGACGTGTCCTTTTGGGAGGTGGATGCTAATGTCCGATTCTGGTAACTGCACTGAGCCTCCAGCATGGTCGATCTTGCAGATAACCTGAAAGTTAGAGGCCTGGGTCTGGGCCCATCCAGGGCTCTGGCTTATCAGGTTTAAATCAAGACACGAGCGGGTTAGCTGTCTGTGGCTCAGCCAGGCCATTTTATAGGCCTCTCTGTCATTCTTTAGCCACTCAAAATCTGGGTTCAGTACCGTCCCTAGTGGTTTGAAACTGCTCTCCCGTTTGGGCACCTTTCTCTCCAGATCGCCCAGGATGTCTGAAGCACTCCTCCATCTTCCAGATCTGTTGctgactttgtgtttgttttctaaaaagTTTCCCACGTTGCCTTCATCCGAAGACGTGCTGATGGTGTCCTCGTTACATGTGTCCAGATGTTTATCGTTGTTCTCTTTTACATCTGATGTGTCAGagatgtgtttgtcagtgctgTTGTGTACAATGTCATCTAAGAAAGGGTTTGATCCAGATAATTTGTTCCAAAAGGGATTTTTTGTTTGCAGTGAATGTGAGACTTCTGGTAGGAGAAGAGGCCACTCGGAGTGCTGCGTCCTTCCTAAAGCGTACCCACCTGTGAAAAATGAGACGGTGGATTATCAGCTTATCAAAGGGCTTTCAGACAGAGAAACAGGCTGCCTATGTTTGAGAGAAAGAATTTTACCATTCAAGTTGTTGCCGGTTGAGGCGGTGTCACTCAGATCAATCAGCGTGCCCTCAGATTTACT contains:
- the macc1 gene encoding metastasis-associated in colon cancer protein 1, producing the protein MAAGKARSFRRVGSLMRSKSEGTLIDLSDTASTGNNLNGGYALGRTQHSEWPLLLPEVSHSLQTKNPFWNKLSGSNPFLDDIVHNSTDKHISDTSDVKENNDKHLDTCNEDTISTSSDEGNVGNFLENKHKVSNRSGRWRSASDILGDLERKVPKRESSFKPLGTVLNPDFEWLKNDREAYKMAWLSHRQLTRSCLDLNLISQSPGWAQTQASNFQVICKIDHAGGSVQLPESDISIHLPKGHVPPGEVQEVTLKAILDPPPGLNNNYVTTMSPLIEVVLSNISTKESLSLEMKLSGEVKNDPLSQVMTTVFGVVSNKRQGPYVRMNDCYLYKNMMQMKLQDLKTHFYVIAVAEASALQAPATSVWDYLDRHVTVAVYGPRYIHPSFKVVILVCCHEDLPPKLPFSDICRGNKNLPPLVLHLWGKHRLKPDKLTNLRVEVGMSDSKFKIKPEDKVKEVRQSQLKIGTVLHLPVGLSCSSNTEMSPFRLNIQVKDSSTSTLAQFQVPSPPTPPIRSEKRVPRQLERRIEMVRTSPIPEETVPDLPKFTDRPVNLQWYGVALKSVLRQPRVEYLLEYFKGDTVALLSREMVRSVGNSKVKEWYIGFLRGRIGLIHCKNIKLITRDQVIDFTGIHITTEVLLDNMTLPFKKLTYMYSAIQTLVTEHITSWRAFADALGYRNLSLDTVTWKYAETETDKVACVLEKLKEDCHSEKSRKFLHELMVGLLKMDSVNLVAQLIQNTVILSTAVEVGVRWRELAEKIGRLSSAQIAGYESPHRGKSGEVGAQSMWKPAYDFLYSWSLRYRDSYRDMIQDLHLVLDKMKNPATRQWRHLTGALITVNCLDIFRASTHPHS